AGGTTTAGCTAAGGCTATTCACGACTAGAAATTTTGCAAGGCACTGCTTATACTAACCCCACGCATCGGTCACTGGCATACGGTGCACCGCAACAACTACGGAACCGCAAGGCAACAGGTCAGCTAGGGCAAAGCGACGGAGTTTGTGAATGGGTCAAAACTCTCCGATCCCTCGCGTCAAGCGCGCGGTAACTCGGTAACTGCGCGTAGTAATTAATTCTACTTATACCCCTTCCCCTGCCAAGACCCTAGGGACGGCTCGGAATTCCGTGTCCACCTGATGGAAGACATGAATATATAAATGACTGCGAAGGCTCAGTGAAACTAACAACAAGCGCAACCTGCTATCTCAAAGTTCCAATAATAAACAGCTCGTCCACTCCAACAAGACCAAGAAAGATCATCTACAATGCAAAAGAACATTGCTCTGCTTTTCGCTAcgcttgcggcggtcgcTATGGCGGCGACTATTGAGGAGCGTTCTAATGATGTGAAGTGCAAGGTGGCGTACGAGGGTCAGCTGGAGCTTTGGATGAACAAGCCTAGCAAGTCGATTGGCCCGGTGATGAGCGAGAAGCCGGTGAAGCCGTACGGAGAAATGATGATGCTGTTTGAGGAAGAGTCGAAGTACTTCCCAGTTGTGAAGTTTGTGGAATGCAACCTGAAGGGAAAAGATGAGAACCCTGATGCGAAATTTGGTCGGCTGGAACTTGTGCAGGAGACGGGTATGTGCATTGAACACGTGCCGACGGACGACGCTAAGTTGGTGGCGCTTGGAATGCAGGAGTGCGAATACGAGAATGTGAAGCACAGGAGCGACAAGCAGGCGTTTAAGTCTACGTGGGACGGAAAGAGTGATGTGTCGGGCATTAGTGTCGTGGAAACGGACGGG
The Malassezia japonica chromosome 2, complete sequence genome window above contains:
- a CDS encoding uncharacterized protein (SECRETED:SignalP(1-18)) — translated: MQKNIALLFATLAAVAMAATIEERSNDVKCKVAYEGQLELWMNKPSKSIGPVMSEKPVKPYGEMMMLFEEESKYFPVVKFVECNLKGKDENPDAKFGRLELVQETGMCIEHVPTDDAKLVALGMQECEYENVKHRSDKQAFKSTWDGKSDVSGISVVETDGKVHSQWRYKEEGKRKVVALTSEKAHFGHYNNLRVNKIKKN